cctccctccttactcctttcctgccttccttccttccttcctccctccctccttactcctttcctccctccctccttactcctttccttcgttccttccttccttccttccttcctccctccctccttactcctttccttccttccttcctcctttcctccctccttactcctttctttccttcctcccttccttccttcctcccttcattctctccttacttccttcttcttttcctccttcctgttttactccgtccctccttactcctttctttccttccttccttccttccttccttcctcctttcctccctcccaccttcctcctttccttcctcccttcattctctccttacttccttcctcttttcctccttcctgtttgttgttgttgactcCCCTGAGGTATATATTACTAATTTCAGCATTCAAATGATCACTGTTGGGGTTAGTAGTCTGTGATTGTTCCTCTGTCTGTAATTCAGTACTGTCAGACCCATCAATCATTAATCAATAATctataatcaataatcagtgtgtctgtgtgttggtcAGTAGCAGTTGAAGGTGCTGCCTCTGAAGACCAGCGTGGATCAGGACTGTATTCTGAGTCTGTCGGCTCGCTGCCTGCTGCTGACGTGGAGAGACAACGAGAAGCTGCTGATGAGGATCCCGACGCACGAGATCGCTGCTGCCTCCTACCTGCGAGACGACGCGCTGCACCTGCTGGTCCTCAAGACAGGTGAGGAGGACTGGAGACCGGTATCGGTTTGGGTTCTCTATACCCTttaaggcagaggtgtcaaactcattttcattcaaggaccacatacagaccaatttgattttatttccattaaaaagatggaaggaaggaagaaaggaaataagaagggaaggaaggaaagacagacaaaaggaaagagggaagaaaggtaggaaggacagacagaaggaaggaaggaaggacagatggaagaaacgaaggaaggaaggaaaaacgaaagggaggaaggacagatggaagtaagaaaggaaaaaaggaagtttgCTGGttattttcataaaaacacattatttggCATTATACTTCTCTCAAAAGGATATGTGGAAATGATATGTTATGTTGTATATGGGTCAACGATGTGATGCAACCCAGAGTCcagttggtgtaaccagtatgttttcataaaaatctgattatatacaggaaaatataaatgtgaactaaaatgtagAATAAATATGATCCACTTCTGCAACAAAGCACTATGTTTTAtaacaaattttacataatttgacataacttatttatttaaaaacatggtTGCTTttcctgctcaatattgacaaaaagcttaaaaatttaaatgtagaaatactttttagaaataattttcttttaattaaagtgTAGTAAATAAAATGTAGTAAATATttgtccacttaaatacactgtaggtggataaaatatttaatatttcatcattctactgtggttacaccatttgacattttcaggagcattctttctgactttctttctctcttccaacttcttattctttctcttcatccactttctttctttctttctttctttctttctttctttctttctttctttctttctttctttctctctcctccaactgcttgttcttcttcatccactttcttcctctttctctctctatattattgttattatcactCTAAAAGAAAtgatgcaaatgtcatttcaaattatataaaaccaacaaaaatactaaatgtacattttaacaaacttgACGCTGCTTTATAACTGCTTTAACTCTTCCCACAGGTCTGAGAGTGGACACTGTGGTTGCCGGGGACGACAGCCTGGACAGGAAAAAGCCGACCGGCATCGATGGGCGACGTCAAACCATGAGCTGCAACGCTGACCCgcgaccagcagggggcaccATGGAGCGCAGACACACCATCTGTGGAGTGGACTGGAGGCCGTCGCTGTCCAGGAGTAACCACGACAAAAACCAGAAtgtggacagaggaggaggaggaggaggaggaggtggtgggggaggagggggagagaaagggggaggagggagtttagagaggaagagagtggGAGGCAGCTGGGAGAGGAGGCAGCCGACACGTAAACCAGGAGGGAGCTGGGAGAACCGCAGGGCGAGACCTATGAGCGGGAGCTGGGGGGTGGGTGTAGGAGGGGGAGGCAGCTGGGAGAAGAGGCATGGAGGAGGGGTAGGAggcggtggaggaggagggagctgggagaggagaggaggaggaggtggaggaggaggaggtggtggaggaggaagctGGGAGCGACGGCAGGCCTGCACGGGGAGCTGGGAGCGAGGGAAGAGTTACGGCAGCTGGGAGAGAAGGAACCACAACCCTCTGGAGCCGACGCCGTGTCCTGACGCCTACTGTAACCTGGTCATCCTGGCTGTGGAGAACAGGGTGGGTCACATgatctcaggtcacatgatctcaggtcacatgatctcaggtcacatgatctcaGGTCACTTgatctcaggtcacatgatctcaggtcacatgatctcaGGTCACATAatctcaggtcacatgatctcaggtcacatgatctcaGGTCACTTgatctcaggtcacatgatctcaGGTCACTTgatctcaggtcacatgatctcaGGTCACATAatctcaggtcacatgatctcaGGTCACTTgatctcaggtcacatgatctcaGGTCACTTGATCTCAGGTCACTTgatctcaggtcacatgatctcaggtcacatgatctcaGGTCACATAatctcaggtcacatgatctcaGGTCACATAatctcaggtcacatgatctcaGGTCACTTgatctcaggtcacatgatctcaGGTCACTTgatctcaggtcacatgatctcaGGTCACTTgatctcaggtcacatgatctcaGGTCACATAatctcaggtcacatgatctcaGGTCACTTgatctcaggtcacatgatctcaGGTCACTTGATCTCAGGTCACTTgatctcaggtcacatgatctcaggtcacatgatctcaGGTCACATAatctcaggtcacatgatctcaGGTCACATAatctcaggtcacatgatctcaGGTCACTTgatctcaggtcacatgatctcaGGTCACTTgatctcaggtcacatgatctcaggtcacatgatctcaggtcacatgatctcaggtcacatgatctcacCTGGATTATATTTGATTGCTTGTGGACATATTTGGGCCCCAGACATGTCTTGAACCTGGGGTTCCAACATGCGGCTCGTGGACCAGATCTGGCCCGCCGATGGGTCTAATCCGGCCcgctttccttattcctcccttccttccttctgtccttccttccttcattcatgtgttctttttcttccttccttccttccttctttctttctttccttccttcctgtcttattttctttccttccttccttcctccttttattccttccgtctttcctcccttccttccttccttctttctttctttccttccttcctgtcttattttccttccttccttccttccatctgtccttcctccctttgagGATTTCGTGTCCTGACGCCTACTGTAACCTGGTCATCCTGGCTGTGGAGAACAGGGTGGGTCACATgatctcaggtcacatgatctcaggtcacatgatctcaggtcacatgatctccttctttccttctttctttcctgtcttctttttcttccttccttccttccttcctttcttccttctttatttctttctttccttccttcctgtcttattttgtttccttccttcctccctttattccttccgtctttccttccttccttccttccttccttctttatttctttctttccttccttccttcctccttttattccttccgtctttccttccttccttccttccttccttccttccttccttccttccttctttctttctttccttccttcctgtctttttttctttccttcctccctttattccttccgtcttttattcctgtcttctcttccttctcctccttcttttccttccttctctctggcCTTCCTCCCTTATCTGGCCTTCAtacttccctcctgccttccttccttccttccttccttccttccttccttccttccttcctttcatctgtccttcctccctttgagGATTTCGTGTCCTGACGCCTACTGTAACCTGGTCATCCTGGCTGTGGAGAACAGGGTGGGTCACATgatctcaggtcacatgatctcaggtcacatgatctcaggtcacatgatctcacCTGGATTATATTTGATTGCTTGGGTGTCAAACAAGCGATCCGTGGGCCAGATCTGggccgccaaggggtccaatccggcccgctttccttattcctcccttccttccatcttccttcctttctttctgtcttctttttcttccttccttctgtccttccttccttcattcatgggttttttgttcattccttccttctttcctgtcttctttttcttccttccttccttccttccatccttatttctttccttccttccttccttctttctttccttcctttcttcctccctttattccctCCGtcttttattccttccgtcttttattcctgtcttctcttccttctcctccttcttttccctccttctatctgtccttcctccctttcttccttccatctttccttcctgccttccttccttccatctttccttcctgccttccttccttccttccttccttccttccttccttccttctgtccttcctcagtAACcatcacagcagacagcagctttttgacCATGTGAAGCCTccgtagctcaactctgctccacatatttcacacctgacaacattatcctttacttactctggaagcttttaaaccacgctggactttagTGTGGCTTcttctgcatcatgttccctccagtcagctagctagcaggctaacttactaccgagtcaaagtagccgaGGGCAGCAGTAAAAATTCACTCCGTGTCAGCTTCTACTTGAACACAAAGTGGAGGAGCTTTACAGAAgtttagagctcctcctagtggctgaaagtgaacATTGCTTTCCAGTAACTGctagatattttattttatgtatatattgtattatatacatattataattACACATATTTTGCTTATTCACTAGACATATTTGTACTATGGACTGATGTCTCATAACTGTCTGCAAACCCATTCCTCCTCTGTGGAGAAACTTTCATATAAACGATGAAGGAGCAACACAGCTAAGAGGATAAGTGAGCTTTGTGTTTGTTCcctcagaggtcagaggtcaaacatCACCATTGATGTGGAAATGGGGCAATTCAGTTGAAATTAAGTGACTTTCTTCTGAAATTTAAGCTGCATCTACCTCAAAATACAGCAGACAGGAATATGGTCTTTGTTTGCCTTGGTGAAGCAGTTGGTGGTGTtttattatatctatatattatgTAAAGTCAAGGCCTCATTCAGTACCAATAGTGGTTGAGatacattatttttcatttactcTGGACCCAAAAGACCAAACTTAATCTCATACCAACATTAATGTGCATGCTGAGAGATGATAACTTATCAAGCGTGCACATTCAGTCGAGTTTAATATTCCAGACtcaagaaacaaagaaacacgagaaaataaataaaacattgatgattttttcccctccctgtTTGGGTTCATTAATGATTCGCTGCTCATGTTGGAGAGGTGGAAAGTagggcaacacacacacacacacacataaaggcacacacacacacacacacacacacacacacacacacacacacacacacacacacacacacacacacactcatacataaaggcacacacacacacacataaaggcacacacacacacacacacacacacacacacacattcataaaggcacacacacacacacatacataaaggcacacacacacagacacacacatacataaaggcacacacacacacacacacacacacacacacacacacatacataaaggcacacacacacacacacacacacacacacacacacacacactcataacaTTCATAATGAGTTTGTGCCATTACATAACCTgaaaaatcaacaacaacaacgtcaC
This DNA window, taken from Scomber japonicus isolate fScoJap1 unplaced genomic scaffold, fScoJap1.pri scaffold_639, whole genome shotgun sequence, encodes the following:
- the LOC128354817 gene encoding LOW QUALITY PROTEIN: cerebral cavernous malformations 2 protein-like (The sequence of the model RefSeq protein was modified relative to this genomic sequence to represent the inferred CDS: inserted 1 base in 1 codon) → MDYEPKKSKKGFVSPIKRLVWSKSGRRQADRTSVYRRPLHTVPLYPPXYIIHPERLIFDYVEKEVKFLGHLTWVSVSLNPSSRDELLQLLDTARQLKVLPLKTSVDQDCILSLSARCLLLTWRDNEKLLMRIPTHEIAAASYLRDDALHLLVLKTGLRVDTVVAGDDSLDRKKPTGIDGRRQTMSCNADPRPAGGTMERRHTICGVDWRPSLSRSNHDKNQNVDRGGGGGGGGGGGGGGEKGGGGSLERKRVGGSWERRQPTRKPGGSWENRRARPMSGSWGVGVGGGGSWEKRHGGGVGGGGGGGSWERRGGGGGGGGGGGGGSWERRQACTGSWERGKSYGSWERRNHNPLEPTPCPDAYCNLVILAVENRDAAEEYCSLICQMFQVIYGHQTIECVDRAGFHHTMPDRYWLQRSDSCLSDMSYSYDPEFSCCSS